One region of Synechococcus elongatus PCC 11801 genomic DNA includes:
- the pgl gene encoding 6-phosphogluconolactonase, whose translation MSVHQSVVADFAAVVAAARSLVLETASQAIAERGTFRLALSGGSTPKALYEQFADSAADWAHWQIFWGDERYVPNDHPDSNERMARQAWLNRVPIPAEQIHPLPTQSADPWQDAAIAEADLRRAFQVSEEDWPVFDLILLGLGDDGHTASLFPRTAALDEQTRLVTVGDRDGQPRLTFTAPLINRARTVVFLVSGAAKQEALQCALAAEGDSQQTPARLIQPAGQLYWLLDRDAAALL comes from the coding sequence ATGTCCGTTCATCAATCTGTTGTGGCTGATTTCGCAGCGGTGGTGGCCGCTGCCCGATCGCTGGTGTTGGAAACTGCTAGCCAAGCGATCGCGGAACGAGGGACATTTCGCCTCGCACTGTCAGGTGGGAGTACACCAAAAGCGCTCTATGAACAGTTTGCGGATAGCGCTGCCGACTGGGCTCACTGGCAAATTTTCTGGGGTGATGAGCGCTATGTTCCTAACGATCATCCCGATAGCAATGAACGGATGGCTCGCCAAGCTTGGCTGAATCGAGTGCCGATTCCAGCTGAGCAGATCCACCCGCTACCGACCCAGTCCGCAGATCCTTGGCAGGATGCCGCGATCGCAGAAGCAGATCTGCGACGAGCCTTTCAAGTTTCGGAAGAGGACTGGCCGGTATTTGATCTGATTCTCTTGGGCTTAGGGGATGACGGGCATACGGCTTCTCTCTTCCCGAGAACAGCAGCGCTAGACGAACAAACCCGCTTGGTCACGGTTGGTGATCGCGACGGACAACCGCGCCTCACGTTTACGGCCCCGTTGATCAATCGAGCACGAACGGTAGTGTTTCTCGTCAGCGGTGCCGCCAAGCAAGAAGCGCTGCAATGTGCCTTGGCAGCTGAGGGGGATAGTCAACAAACGCCCGCTCG
- a CDS encoding glycosyltransferase family 8 protein: protein MTLDIVLGLNQAIDFTLPVVINSAVQNSPQPETLRFNIVIPVGQTEHFQALLETTFPNPSFQWRLGTFQPSADLADYLAHKYSRDRGERLLGRYMQFSRVWIPQVFPDLTRVLYFDTDVVLLDDPGQLSQQAGEFRPDLFFAAVPHARPAWMYFKKPWRASRYLKIMGKTFNSGVMVTDLRFWTESVYQRIQAVLDRDRQFRYRFLEGGDEALLNACFPSYQALPKRWNRCGYGNARPVARLLACDPQEAGVIHWSGGHHKPWNTSDIIYGDLWRRYANLPGLPLPKLA from the coding sequence ATGACGCTGGACATTGTTCTTGGACTCAATCAAGCGATTGACTTCACCTTGCCAGTGGTCATCAATTCGGCGGTTCAAAATAGTCCGCAACCTGAGACTTTACGGTTCAATATCGTCATTCCCGTCGGTCAAACTGAGCATTTTCAAGCTCTGCTAGAAACCACGTTCCCCAATCCCAGCTTTCAGTGGCGGCTCGGTACGTTTCAGCCATCTGCTGATCTCGCGGATTACCTCGCCCACAAATACAGCCGCGATCGCGGTGAACGGCTGCTGGGGCGCTACATGCAGTTTTCTCGCGTTTGGATCCCTCAGGTATTCCCAGACCTAACGCGCGTCCTCTACTTCGATACTGATGTCGTGCTGCTCGACGATCCGGGCCAGTTGAGTCAGCAAGCCGGTGAATTTCGCCCCGACCTCTTCTTCGCAGCGGTACCTCATGCCCGTCCGGCTTGGATGTACTTCAAGAAGCCATGGCGAGCAAGCCGGTATCTGAAGATCATGGGCAAAACCTTTAACAGCGGGGTGATGGTCACCGATCTTCGCTTTTGGACGGAGTCGGTCTATCAACGCATTCAAGCCGTTCTCGATCGCGATCGCCAATTCCGCTACCGCTTTCTAGAAGGCGGAGATGAAGCCTTACTCAACGCCTGTTTCCCGTCCTACCAGGCTCTACCGAAGCGCTGGAATCGCTGTGGCTACGGCAATGCCCGACCAGTTGCTCGGTTGTTGGCCTGTGACCCCCAAGAAGCCGGGGTCATTCACTGGAGCGGCGGTCATCACAAGCCCTGGAATACCAGCGACATCATCTACGGTGACCTCTGGCGCCGCTACGCGAATTTGCCTGGACTGCCCCTGCCGAAGCTGGCCTAG